One part of the bacterium genome encodes these proteins:
- a CDS encoding hydrogen peroxide-inducible genes activator, translated as MDIQRLRYFLEVARQKNFSRAAEICHVSQPSLSQQIKKLEEEVDGPLFLRNRGRITLSPLGESFLKYAQTIMASVASAEEFVAETRSNARRTIRFGAIPTIAPYIVPQIFAAVSKSVPGIKFELLESQTEFLTEALTIGTIDFAIMSPPTSIDNICDHLTLRRDELLLTLPANHPLAKARSITPAKLNEESIIMLEDSHCLARQVSAYCATAGLTPDVSIRGSQIETLLRLVELGFGLTFTPRIAVDDSKKRKLVFRQISKDPCYREIRLVWLQQPILARSQKLTINAIEEFFGLAEPVSALPKPH; from the coding sequence ATGGATATTCAACGATTACGGTATTTCCTCGAAGTTGCCCGACAGAAAAACTTCTCCCGAGCGGCCGAGATTTGTCATGTTTCGCAACCGTCTCTCAGTCAGCAGATCAAGAAACTGGAAGAGGAGGTCGATGGGCCGCTCTTCCTGCGCAACCGCGGCCGCATTACGCTCTCGCCGCTGGGGGAGTCTTTTCTAAAGTATGCGCAAACCATTATGGCGAGCGTCGCTTCCGCCGAGGAGTTTGTTGCCGAGACCCGATCAAATGCCCGCCGAACGATCCGCTTCGGCGCCATCCCCACCATCGCGCCCTACATAGTGCCTCAGATCTTCGCTGCTGTTTCCAAGAGCGTGCCGGGCATCAAGTTCGAGCTGCTGGAGAGTCAGACCGAGTTTTTGACCGAGGCGCTCACCATCGGCACGATTGATTTTGCGATCATGAGCCCTCCCACCAGCATCGACAACATCTGCGATCACCTGACACTCCGCCGCGACGAGCTCTTGCTGACGCTCCCAGCGAACCATCCCCTGGCAAAGGCCCGGAGCATCACGCCGGCAAAGCTCAATGAGGAGTCCATCATCATGCTCGAAGACTCCCACTGCCTCGCGCGCCAGGTGTCGGCCTACTGCGCGACAGCCGGCCTCACGCCGGACGTCAGCATCCGCGGCTCTCAGATCGAGACGCTCCTCCGACTCGTCGAACTCGGCTTCGGCCTCACTTTCACGCCGCGAATCGCAGTCGATGACAGCAAGAAACGGAAGCTCGTCTTCCGCCAGATTTCTAAAGACCCCTGCTACCGCGAGATTCGCCTTGTGTGGCTGCAGCAACCCATCCTGGCGCGATCACAGAAACTCACCATCAATGCCATTGAAGAATTCTTCGGCTTGGCAGAGCCAGTATCTGCTCTCCCCAAGCCGCATTGA
- a CDS encoding cysteine hydrolase: MNPTYFEAMRASLPDSGIPDPSFTITAGVTALLVVDPQNDFLHENGAAFGVVGESVRENQAVGNIELLMMTAYQNGIQLFISPHYYFPHDHGWKFEGALERLMHSIGMFDRPGALSMEGMDGSGADWLQRYKPYINRAETVITSPHKVYGPQNNDLTLQLRKRGISKVLLAGMSANLCVESHLRDLVEQGFEVAVVADATAAAKVPGMDGFVAACVNFRMIASHVFSTAEAVEAMSGAVSELTHH, from the coding sequence ATGAATCCCACGTACTTTGAAGCAATGCGCGCGTCACTCCCCGACTCGGGAATCCCAGATCCGAGCTTCACAATAACAGCAGGAGTTACCGCACTCCTCGTCGTCGATCCACAGAATGACTTCCTGCATGAAAACGGCGCGGCATTCGGTGTCGTCGGCGAAAGCGTTCGGGAAAATCAAGCCGTCGGGAACATCGAGCTTCTAATGATGACCGCTTACCAGAATGGAATTCAACTCTTCATCAGCCCACACTACTACTTCCCACACGATCACGGTTGGAAATTCGAAGGCGCCCTCGAGAGGTTGATGCACTCGATCGGCATGTTCGATCGGCCCGGGGCACTGAGTATGGAAGGCATGGATGGCAGTGGAGCCGACTGGCTCCAGCGCTACAAACCATACATCAACAGGGCTGAGACGGTGATCACGAGTCCCCACAAAGTCTACGGCCCTCAAAACAATGATCTGACGCTCCAGCTTCGCAAGCGTGGCATCAGCAAGGTTCTCCTTGCCGGAATGTCCGCGAATCTGTGCGTAGAATCACATCTGCGAGATCTCGTCGAGCAGGGCTTCGAAGTCGCGGTGGTCGCCGATGCTACCGCAGCAGCTAAGGTCCCGGGCATGGATGGGTTTGTTGCGGCATGCGTCAACTTCCGCATGATTGCCAGCCATGTCTTTTCCACAGCGGAGGCAGTCGAGGCGATGTCTGGGGCGGTTTCAGAACTGACTCACCACTAA
- a CDS encoding carboxymuconolactone decarboxylase family protein — protein MQRITPISESEATGHTSELYGAVKSKLGLVPNMVKTMAASTPVLEGYLSFSTLVAGTLDARERELISLAVAEVNGCEYCASAHSALAKMVGLKEDVILAARQGLGTTPRQRAVVELATAIARDRGRVPAEQIEAAKAELTEAQIAEVVANVALNFYTNLFNNVAETEVDFPKVEPVQCAC, from the coding sequence ATGCAGAGAATCACTCCAATCTCCGAGTCCGAAGCGACAGGCCACACCAGCGAGCTCTACGGCGCCGTCAAATCGAAGCTGGGCCTTGTCCCGAATATGGTCAAGACGATGGCCGCCTCGACGCCGGTGCTCGAGGGCTACCTGAGCTTCAGCACCCTGGTTGCCGGCACCCTCGACGCTCGGGAACGCGAACTCATCAGCCTGGCGGTTGCCGAGGTGAACGGCTGCGAGTATTGCGCCTCCGCGCACAGCGCCTTGGCCAAGATGGTCGGCCTGAAGGAAGACGTCATCCTGGCCGCACGCCAGGGTCTCGGCACCACGCCGCGTCAGCGGGCCGTCGTCGAGCTTGCGACTGCCATCGCTCGCGATCGCGGACGCGTGCCCGCCGAACAGATCGAAGCGGCTAAGGCTGAACTCACTGAGGCGCAAATCGCGGAAGTCGTCGCCAACGTTGCACTCAACTTCTACACGAACCTTTTCAACAACGTTGCCGAAACCGAAGTGGATTTCCCGAAAGTCGAACCGGTGCAGTGCGCCTGTTGA
- a CDS encoding sigma 54-interacting transcriptional regulator produces the protein MVAVTGERSPERVLQSIVSGLTSPVGFALTRVWVLGPGDLCETCRLARACSDKSQCLHLAASAGRSGNDPSITWDKIDGDFARFPLNYRKIGHIGATGEALLIENVADDTQWMIDQDWAANEGIRSFAGQPLVFRGDVLGVLGIFCREHITTEEFRWLRIFADQAAVALANARAFAEIERLKAELEDENALLREEVTGFDAHQELLGQSPAMRHLLEQVELVAPTDAAILILGESGSGKELAARAVHRRSRRADRPLVRVNCAAIPRELFESEFFGHVKGAFTGAVRDRVGRFQLADRGTLFLDEIGEIPLDLQSKLLRVLQEGEFERIGEATTRKVSVRIIAATNRDLKAEVLKGRFREDLYYRLSVFPVSVPPLRERREDIPMLLAHFVREATHRLGVKAPSVSAREVSRLQHYNWPGNVRELGHVVERAVIMARGGKADFSFVTSSTPGLSKEENSKSSPDVLRDKELRAEQIANIRRALDETGGRIYGAGGAAELLGIPPSTLTSRIRRWKIRN, from the coding sequence ATGGTCGCCGTGACTGGAGAACGGTCTCCCGAACGCGTACTCCAGAGCATCGTCAGTGGCCTGACGAGCCCGGTCGGCTTCGCTCTGACGCGCGTCTGGGTTCTCGGTCCGGGAGATCTTTGCGAGACTTGCCGCCTGGCAAGAGCCTGCTCCGACAAGAGCCAGTGCCTGCACCTGGCCGCCAGCGCAGGACGTTCGGGCAATGATCCATCGATCACTTGGGACAAAATCGATGGTGATTTCGCGCGCTTCCCGCTCAACTACCGCAAGATCGGCCACATCGGGGCGACGGGTGAAGCGCTGCTGATCGAGAATGTCGCCGACGATACGCAATGGATGATCGACCAGGATTGGGCCGCGAACGAAGGAATCCGCAGCTTCGCCGGTCAACCCCTCGTTTTTCGTGGCGATGTTCTCGGCGTGCTGGGGATATTCTGTCGAGAGCACATCACCACGGAAGAATTCCGTTGGCTGCGGATCTTCGCGGATCAAGCTGCAGTCGCGTTGGCGAACGCTCGAGCGTTTGCCGAGATCGAGCGCTTGAAGGCAGAGCTCGAGGACGAGAACGCTCTCTTGCGCGAAGAGGTGACAGGATTCGATGCGCACCAGGAATTGCTCGGTCAAAGCCCGGCGATGCGGCACTTATTGGAGCAGGTGGAACTCGTGGCGCCGACAGACGCCGCCATCCTGATTCTCGGCGAATCTGGATCCGGCAAGGAATTGGCCGCCCGCGCGGTGCATCGTCGAAGTCGTCGTGCCGATCGGCCACTCGTTCGAGTCAACTGCGCGGCGATCCCACGCGAGCTCTTCGAGAGCGAGTTCTTTGGCCATGTGAAGGGGGCATTCACTGGCGCGGTCAGAGATCGCGTTGGGCGGTTTCAACTCGCGGATCGGGGGACGCTTTTTCTCGATGAAATCGGGGAGATCCCGCTCGACCTGCAGAGCAAACTTCTCCGCGTCCTGCAGGAAGGCGAGTTCGAACGCATTGGCGAAGCGACGACACGAAAGGTTTCCGTCCGAATCATTGCTGCCACGAATCGCGACCTAAAGGCGGAAGTTCTAAAGGGAAGATTTCGCGAGGATCTCTACTATCGGCTGAGTGTTTTTCCAGTCAGTGTGCCGCCGTTGCGGGAACGGAGAGAAGACATCCCCATGCTCCTTGCGCATTTCGTTCGAGAAGCCACGCATCGACTTGGAGTGAAAGCCCCATCTGTCTCCGCGCGCGAAGTCTCTCGCCTTCAGCATTACAATTGGCCTGGGAACGTGCGCGAACTCGGACATGTTGTGGAACGTGCCGTGATCATGGCTCGAGGCGGAAAGGCCGACTTCTCCTTTGTCACCTCCAGCACTCCGGGGCTTTCGAAGGAGGAGAATTCCAAGAGTAGCCCCGACGTTCTCCGAGACAAGGAACTCCGCGCCGAGCAGATCGCGAATATTCGCCGAGCCCTCGATGAGACCGGCGGCCGGATCTATGGCGCCGGCGGAGCCGCAGAACTCCTCGGCATTCCGCCCAGCACGCTCACCTCGCGGATCCGCCGATGGAAGATCCGAAACTGA
- the cydB gene encoding cytochrome d ubiquinol oxidase subunit II, with translation MDLNVVWFALLGILLIGYAILDGFDLGVGALHLFSRGDIERRTMLNAIGPVWDGNEVWLVTAGGALFAAFPNAYATAFSAFYLPFMILLFMLIFRAVSIEFRSKEPMRWWRRSWDIAFSVASIVASILFGVAVGNLVIGIPIGADMEYTGGFFNLLSPYALLVGLFNLSMFTMHGAIYIYLKTEGDLHEKAKRWIIHSTAIFVVLYMIVTIATLTQVPSMTANFSHFPWVWGIVILNVLAVANIPRSVYVHKPGHAFISSCIAIAALIALFGIGMYPNMIVSSLNEANNLTIYTAASSQKTLKIMLTIAIIGMPCVLAYTISIYWIFRGKVKLDHFSY, from the coding sequence ATGGATCTCAATGTAGTCTGGTTCGCCCTGCTCGGCATCCTGCTGATTGGCTATGCAATCCTCGACGGGTTCGATCTGGGGGTCGGGGCACTCCATCTCTTCTCCCGCGGAGATATCGAGCGGCGCACGATGCTCAATGCGATCGGCCCGGTGTGGGATGGCAACGAGGTGTGGCTGGTGACGGCCGGCGGTGCGCTCTTTGCCGCTTTCCCAAACGCGTACGCAACGGCCTTCAGCGCGTTCTATCTTCCGTTCATGATCCTGCTCTTCATGCTGATCTTCCGTGCCGTGTCGATCGAGTTCCGCAGCAAGGAGCCCATGAGGTGGTGGCGCCGGTCCTGGGATATTGCGTTCAGCGTAGCCAGTATTGTCGCGTCTATTCTATTTGGCGTGGCAGTGGGCAATCTGGTTATCGGAATTCCCATCGGAGCCGACATGGAGTACACGGGCGGCTTCTTCAACCTGTTGAGCCCGTACGCACTGCTGGTTGGCTTGTTTAATCTCAGTATGTTCACGATGCACGGGGCGATTTATATCTACCTGAAGACCGAGGGGGATCTGCATGAGAAAGCGAAGCGGTGGATCATCCACAGCACTGCCATTTTCGTCGTCCTCTACATGATCGTTACGATTGCCACATTGACGCAAGTGCCTTCCATGACCGCGAACTTCTCGCACTTTCCGTGGGTGTGGGGAATTGTGATTCTGAATGTCCTGGCCGTGGCCAACATTCCAAGATCCGTGTACGTCCACAAGCCGGGGCACGCGTTCATCTCCTCGTGTATCGCGATCGCGGCGCTGATCGCTCTCTTTGGCATCGGGATGTACCCAAACATGATCGTCTCCTCGCTGAACGAGGCGAATAACCTGACGATCTACACTGCGGCGTCGTCACAGAAGACATTGAAGATCATGCTGACCATTGCAATCATTGGAATGCCGTGCGTTCTAGCGTACACCATTTCAATCTACTGGATCTTCCGAGGGAAGGTGAAGCTGGATCACTTCAGCTACTGA
- a CDS encoding cytochrome ubiquinol oxidase subunit I, with product MELDVVFLSRVQFALTAMFHYLYPPFSIGLGLLIVIMEGLYLRTKDPLYEQLTKFWVRVFGLTFGLGVATGIVMEFEFGTNWATYSRFVGDVFGSALAAEGIFAFFLESGFLAILLFGWDKVSPKMHFFSTVMVFLGSVFSAVWIVVANSWQQTPAGFHIVGEGLMARAEILDFWAMVFNPSSMTRLTHVLIGAFLQGAFLALSISAWYLLKGKHVEFARRSFKIALFVAAIASVSQLLVGHKSAEIVAEYQPAKLAAFEGVYETRESTPIYLMGVPDNEAEEVRFGIPIPGGLSFLVHWNLTTPVTGMDQVAPEDRPPVQIPFQTYHLMIALGMYFIGLTWLSVFLLRGDRIFRMRWLLWIFVLSVVGPILANQAGWVAAEVGRQPWIVYGLLRTTDGVSKAVAAEAVLASLILFTLIYFLLLLLFLFLLDRKIKAGPSAEHDDRGMAEAGFAAAAGKRKAGADMLESQTPPTEEGKT from the coding sequence ATGGAATTAGATGTCGTCTTCCTGTCTCGTGTTCAATTCGCGCTCACTGCGATGTTCCACTACCTTTATCCCCCATTCAGCATCGGTCTCGGGTTGTTGATCGTGATCATGGAAGGGCTCTATCTGAGGACGAAAGACCCGTTGTACGAGCAACTGACCAAGTTCTGGGTGAGAGTGTTCGGACTGACCTTCGGGTTGGGTGTGGCCACCGGGATCGTGATGGAGTTCGAGTTCGGAACGAACTGGGCCACATATTCGCGGTTCGTGGGCGACGTGTTCGGTTCTGCGCTGGCGGCGGAGGGGATCTTTGCTTTTTTCCTGGAGTCCGGGTTCCTCGCGATTCTGTTGTTTGGCTGGGACAAGGTCAGTCCCAAGATGCACTTCTTCAGCACCGTGATGGTGTTTTTGGGCTCCGTGTTTTCGGCTGTCTGGATTGTGGTGGCCAATAGTTGGCAGCAAACGCCGGCGGGGTTCCATATTGTGGGCGAAGGCCTGATGGCGCGGGCCGAGATTCTGGATTTCTGGGCGATGGTCTTCAACCCATCGAGCATGACGCGGCTGACCCACGTTCTGATTGGCGCGTTCCTTCAAGGCGCGTTCCTGGCCCTCAGCATCAGCGCGTGGTACCTGCTGAAAGGAAAACACGTCGAGTTTGCGCGAAGGAGTTTCAAGATCGCGCTGTTTGTCGCGGCGATCGCATCAGTAAGCCAGTTGTTGGTGGGCCACAAGAGTGCCGAAATCGTGGCGGAGTATCAGCCTGCGAAACTCGCGGCGTTTGAAGGCGTTTACGAAACGAGAGAGTCGACCCCGATCTACCTGATGGGAGTTCCGGATAACGAAGCGGAAGAAGTTCGCTTTGGGATCCCGATTCCCGGCGGGCTAAGCTTTCTGGTGCATTGGAATCTCACGACTCCGGTAACCGGTATGGATCAAGTGGCGCCGGAGGATCGCCCTCCCGTGCAGATTCCGTTTCAGACATATCATCTGATGATCGCCCTGGGAATGTACTTCATCGGGCTTACGTGGTTGTCGGTGTTCCTACTTCGAGGGGACCGGATCTTCCGGATGCGCTGGCTGCTGTGGATCTTTGTTCTTTCCGTGGTGGGGCCAATCCTGGCCAACCAGGCGGGCTGGGTCGCGGCGGAGGTGGGGCGCCAGCCGTGGATTGTGTATGGGCTGTTGCGAACGACTGATGGTGTTTCGAAGGCAGTCGCCGCCGAGGCGGTGCTCGCTTCGCTGATTCTCTTCACCCTGATCTACTTCCTGCTTCTCTTGCTGTTTCTTTTCCTCCTTGATCGGAAGATCAAGGCTGGGCCATCGGCAGAGCACGACGACCGCGGGATGGCAGAGGCGGGATTCGCGGCCGCCGCCGGCAAACGAAAAGCTGGGGCCGACATGTTGGAATCGCAGACTCCACCGACTGAAGAAGGGAAGACCTGA
- a CDS encoding class I SAM-dependent methyltransferase: MSIVRRILTGGGDRKTRLHTEQNELIGMGGFLLDIPGAAFIKARTMITGKRPTLPWWPTRVIPVVDAHLNSESDVVEFGSGSSTIWLARRSRSVYSMEDNPKWAQITTDRLSECGLSNATVTFAEGEAFSSIPEDKGPFDLAVVDGSYRWKCVETVLPRMKSGGIIYLDNADADKDRQLYPDKSMVREAQALMEAYAKENPKARLVKLRSLAHGELAATEGWLLYMP; encoded by the coding sequence GTGTCTATTGTACGTCGAATTCTGACCGGTGGGGGAGACAGAAAGACGCGTCTCCACACAGAGCAAAACGAACTGATTGGAATGGGCGGATTCCTGCTCGATATCCCCGGCGCGGCCTTCATCAAGGCTCGCACCATGATTACGGGCAAGCGCCCCACCCTGCCTTGGTGGCCGACGCGGGTGATCCCTGTCGTGGATGCTCATCTCAACTCCGAGTCAGATGTTGTGGAATTTGGCTCCGGCAGCTCCACCATCTGGCTCGCTCGCCGCTCCCGTTCCGTTTATTCAATGGAAGACAATCCCAAGTGGGCGCAGATCACAACCGATCGCCTGAGTGAGTGCGGGCTGTCGAATGCGACCGTGACGTTCGCCGAAGGCGAAGCGTTCTCGTCGATTCCCGAGGACAAGGGACCTTTCGATCTGGCCGTCGTCGACGGTAGCTATCGCTGGAAGTGCGTCGAAACCGTTCTGCCGCGCATGAAGAGCGGCGGCATCATCTACCTGGACAACGCGGATGCGGACAAGGATCGGCAGCTCTATCCCGACAAGTCCATGGTGCGAGAAGCGCAGGCTCTGATGGAGGCCTACGCGAAAGAGAATCCCAAGGCGCGCCTCGTCAAGCTGCGCAGCCTCGCCCACGGCGAACTGGCCGCCACCGAAGGTTGGCTGCTCTACATGCCCTGA
- the panB gene encoding 3-methyl-2-oxobutanoate hydroxymethyltransferase encodes MEVPEVKPAVPPPPPKGVAKKVRISHLAEMKLSGRPIVMITAYDYPTAQIADHGGVDLILVGDTLGMVVHGFDTTLPVTMDMMVMHTAAVCRGAARPLVVADMPFMSFQASAEDAVRNAGRLMQEGGAQAVKLEGHSDSVLTKIRAIVDAGIPVMGHIGLVPQSVHALSGYRVQGRAERDAERLLAMAQRQQEAGVFSLVLECVPKQLAHRISQELTVPTIGIGAGNVCDGQVLVLHDMLGFTQKPPSFVRKYADAKAGMLRGIRKYARDVRERTFPGDEHTYE; translated from the coding sequence ATGGAAGTCCCCGAGGTGAAGCCGGCGGTTCCTCCGCCGCCTCCCAAGGGAGTCGCGAAGAAGGTTCGGATTTCTCACCTTGCAGAGATGAAGCTGTCAGGCCGCCCGATCGTCATGATCACGGCTTACGACTATCCCACGGCCCAGATCGCCGACCACGGTGGCGTCGATCTGATCCTGGTGGGAGATACGTTGGGAATGGTGGTGCATGGGTTCGATACGACGCTGCCAGTGACGATGGATATGATGGTGATGCACACGGCGGCAGTGTGCCGTGGGGCGGCGCGGCCGCTTGTCGTTGCCGACATGCCGTTCATGAGCTTCCAGGCCAGCGCGGAAGACGCCGTGCGCAATGCCGGGCGCCTGATGCAGGAAGGCGGCGCGCAGGCAGTGAAGCTCGAAGGACACAGCGATTCGGTTCTGACGAAAATCCGGGCGATTGTCGACGCCGGCATCCCCGTGATGGGACATATCGGGCTGGTCCCGCAGTCAGTCCATGCGCTGTCCGGCTATCGTGTCCAGGGCCGCGCCGAGCGGGACGCAGAGCGCCTGCTGGCGATGGCACAGCGGCAGCAGGAAGCCGGCGTGTTCTCGCTGGTGCTTGAATGCGTACCTAAGCAGTTGGCGCATCGGATCAGCCAGGAACTGACGGTACCGACGATCGGCATCGGCGCGGGCAACGTCTGCGACGGCCAGGTGCTGGTGCTGCACGATATGCTGGGATTCACCCAGAAGCCACCGTCATTCGTCCGCAAGTACGCGGATGCCAAGGCCGGCATGCTGCGCGGCATCCGCAAGTACGCCCGCGATGTGCGAGAACGCACATTCCCCGGGGATGAGCACACCTACGAGTAA
- a CDS encoding FAD-dependent oxidoreductase: MPKYLIIGAGPTGLGAARRLEELGEHDWLLLERHAQAGGLAGSITDEKGFTWDLGGHVQFSHYEYFDDLMDELLGVDGWIYHEREAWVWMRDRFIPYPFQNNIRYLPREEMIECVQGIVEAVEGKNTAPRPGNFAEFFTAAMGPGIARVFMRPYNYKVWAYEPEKLDFHWIGERVSVVDLKRVLDNIFNDQDDISWGPNNTFRFPKTGGTGSIWRECADRLPQERLRFSADVAHVNTSRRVVRLASGEEISYEHLITTMPLDLFIKQSDLAAEFAPAAEKLVHSSTNIVGLGMKGTAPEHLKTKCWMYFPEDDNPFYRVTVFSNYSPGNVPDPTQYWSLMAEVSESPDKPVDQERLLEDVIQGALNTKLLPQREDLVDTWTIRLEHGYPTPSLQRDEALAILLPQLAKRDVYSRGRFGAWKYEVSNQDHSLMQGVEIVNHLVLGVDEQTLWYPAIVNGPKPWKSG; encoded by the coding sequence ATGCCGAAATACTTGATCATCGGAGCGGGCCCCACGGGGTTGGGTGCCGCCCGGCGCCTGGAGGAACTGGGTGAGCACGATTGGCTCCTCCTCGAGCGCCACGCCCAGGCCGGCGGCCTGGCGGGCTCGATCACGGACGAGAAGGGCTTCACCTGGGACCTGGGTGGCCATGTCCAGTTCAGCCACTACGAGTACTTCGATGATCTGATGGACGAGCTTCTTGGCGTCGACGGCTGGATCTATCACGAGCGCGAAGCCTGGGTCTGGATGCGCGATCGGTTCATCCCCTATCCGTTCCAGAACAATATCCGCTATCTGCCGCGCGAGGAAATGATCGAGTGCGTTCAGGGCATTGTGGAAGCCGTCGAAGGCAAGAACACCGCGCCTCGCCCAGGCAACTTCGCAGAATTCTTCACGGCCGCCATGGGCCCCGGCATCGCACGTGTTTTTATGAGGCCTTACAACTACAAGGTCTGGGCATACGAGCCGGAGAAGCTCGATTTTCACTGGATTGGCGAGCGCGTTTCCGTCGTCGACCTGAAGCGCGTCCTGGACAACATCTTCAACGACCAGGACGACATCTCCTGGGGACCCAACAACACGTTCCGTTTTCCGAAGACCGGCGGCACCGGATCGATCTGGCGTGAGTGCGCTGACCGCCTGCCGCAGGAGCGACTCCGATTTTCCGCCGACGTCGCGCACGTCAACACCTCTCGGCGTGTGGTTCGTCTCGCCAGCGGCGAAGAGATATCCTACGAGCACCTTATCACCACAATGCCACTCGATCTGTTCATCAAGCAGAGCGATCTTGCCGCGGAGTTCGCACCCGCAGCAGAGAAGCTGGTTCACTCCAGCACGAACATCGTCGGCCTGGGCATGAAGGGCACGGCGCCGGAGCACTTGAAGACCAAGTGCTGGATGTACTTCCCGGAGGATGACAATCCCTTCTACCGCGTAACGGTCTTCTCGAATTACTCGCCGGGCAACGTACCGGATCCGACGCAGTACTGGTCCCTGATGGCGGAAGTCAGCGAATCGCCCGACAAGCCCGTCGATCAGGAGCGTTTGCTCGAAGACGTCATCCAGGGCGCTCTTAATACGAAGCTCCTGCCCCAGCGCGAGGATCTCGTCGATACCTGGACGATCCGTTTAGAACACGGTTATCCGACTCCATCATTGCAGCGTGACGAGGCCCTGGCGATCCTGCTGCCACAACTTGCAAAGAGAGATGTTTACTCGCGCGGACGGTTCGGCGCCTGGAAGTACGAGGTCAGCAATCAGGACCATTCGCTGATGCAGGGAGTCGAGATCGTCAATCATCTTGTCCTCGGCGTCGACGAGCAGACCCTCTGGTATCCGGCCATCGTCAATGGCCCCAAACCCTGGAAGAGTGGATGA
- a CDS encoding hexose kinase, with product MIATVTLNPAIDLYFETDGIEFDQVLVSEQATRSAGGKGINVSRMLHELGTSTRAFVLIGGDAGQELVGLGKRGGFDIQYVNTEVHTRINVVIHDRQSGKRIKINSPGGETDERYLATFKRMIERYIAGMSAIVLAGSAPPGFGHGAYADLIRMSHRLGLPVFLDAKGDLLASAMAENPTVVKINREELEGVLQRPVRTPKEIVAAARPYIDAGIRMVVITTDREGAILVEADQAFLCRPPEVFDVEAVGAGDCFMAGVVHQYAEGRRGAELLAFATACGTACAKTAEDTLGPKNEVEALLKKTKVERVG from the coding sequence ATGATCGCAACCGTGACGTTGAACCCGGCCATCGATCTGTACTTCGAAACCGATGGCATTGAATTCGACCAGGTGCTGGTGTCCGAGCAGGCCACTCGCAGCGCCGGTGGAAAAGGCATCAACGTCTCGCGGATGCTCCACGAACTCGGCACGTCTACGCGCGCATTTGTCCTGATCGGTGGCGACGCCGGCCAGGAACTCGTCGGTCTCGGCAAACGCGGCGGCTTCGATATCCAGTACGTGAACACCGAGGTACACACGCGCATCAACGTCGTTATTCATGATCGTCAGTCAGGCAAACGCATCAAAATCAACTCGCCCGGCGGCGAGACCGACGAACGTTATCTCGCGACCTTCAAACGCATGATCGAGCGCTACATCGCCGGCATGTCCGCCATCGTTCTCGCGGGCAGCGCTCCTCCCGGCTTCGGGCACGGCGCCTACGCAGATCTCATTCGCATGAGTCACCGACTTGGCTTGCCCGTGTTCCTCGACGCGAAGGGCGATCTGCTTGCCTCTGCCATGGCCGAGAACCCGACCGTCGTGAAAATCAATCGCGAGGAGTTGGAGGGCGTGCTGCAGCGTCCCGTACGCACGCCAAAGGAAATCGTCGCTGCTGCGCGGCCCTACATTGACGCAGGAATCCGAATGGTCGTCATCACGACCGATCGTGAGGGAGCCATCCTCGTCGAGGCCGACCAGGCATTTCTTTGCCGTCCACCGGAAGTGTTTGACGTCGAAGCTGTCGGTGCCGGCGACTGCTTCATGGCCGGCGTGGTTCACCAGTACGCCGAAGGCCGCCGCGGCGCGGAACTACTCGCCTTTGCAACCGCCTGCGGCACGGCCTGCGCCAAGACCGCTGAAGATACTCTTGGTCCCAAGAACGAGGTGGAAGCGCTGTTGAAGAAGACCAAGGTCGAGCGGGTCGGCTAA